Genomic segment of Salvia splendens isolate huo1 chromosome 12, SspV2, whole genome shotgun sequence:
agccttatcagacAGCGCGATGTTCTCTGCATCCGTCCACCTTCTCCGTACCGAgcagtcgtcctcacccggctgcgacgactccccgaccttcttccccttgcccttcttctttggggcgccacgaccctgcactgctccccccgtttgaTCGGGAGTATCCGGAACTCCGAgaatatcaaaccccaactcctctaatgaaaaaacatcaaattgcgtgaactgcgcatccgttggggtcgatgtgtgcgaagaagcagtcgaaaaatcaaaactggggcgatagacgtccccctcCCCCGGCGTCCCTGGCGTCCCCTGCGTCCCCGGTACCCCCCCTGTCGGGGGCAGCATCGCCGTCccccctcccctcccctccctCCCCCCCCCCGgtatcatctgcatcccgggcgcgcaccccggcatcatctgcataccgggttgcatccccggtaccccctgccacgcCGGCATACTCTCCccagctgccatcccgggcatattccccccggctgccatcccgggcatcatcccctgccacgggtacatgttgtagtaccatggcatcggaccccatccacctcccacgggtaccgggggagtttgagacccgctcatCACTGGAGTACCTACGTTGGTGttctccatttctcggtgttgatcttgtacacaaattaagatagagagagtactcgttaaaacaagtggtgcgaatgaaaatgacgtgtaaaccgcgtatatatagtgtttcgaaaataaaataaaaataaaaaatttcgctcgacggtgcgctaggcgatccgggcgctgcaatagcgccgagcggattgcccagcgcaccgcctagtgCCGCGAAACCGCCAAGCACTcggcggtttttaattccgaaattcgctgggcggttgcaatggaccgcctagcgccggcgctcagCTAGGCTGTGCActaggcgccattgcggatggcctaactGAAATTGCAAAGGTGAATTTTAATTCACCAAAACCAACACATGCTTCATGCATATGGACCACAAATTTATTGCATTGCATTGCATTCACAATAAAATATCAATTGTAATTTCACGATTATTTACATGCCCAAATTATACCATCTTGGCAAAAGGAAAAATTAACAATCATATGCGTGATCATCAAACAATTAAGAATTGAGAAATCAATTCCTAAACATTTATTCCATATAAACAAATTGAATTAACAATTCATCCCTCCAACTGTAACTCTGCATCAATAGGCGTATAAACCAATTTCCATAAATACAATTTCAGCGCACTTAATTCTCAATTCTCCATACAGTGGATCAACATATAATTTGGTAATTCTACCACAAAGCctaatatcatgaaaattaatttcttggATTGAATAAGAatataaaaccctaattctccTTTTCCCAATTCTCATTAATCATCATCAGAGTAGCTCTGATACCCTTCACAATAGTCTGCCGAGAGAATACATAGATATTGAACGTTCTTATGAGGAATACAGAGATATTGAAGTTCTTCTGACGTCTGGGAACCATAACCGGAACTGAAAATATaagttccttttttttatttggtccCTCAACAAATAGAAAATCACAAATTGGTATCAACACTTATTtccataataaataaatacactGTAGTCCAAATTTTAATCTTTATTGGATCACTTTATATTGGACAACTAAAATATAgccatacacattaaattagtcatgtggaATCCCAAATTTCTAACATAACATGTGTTTAGATTTTTAAAGTGATGTAACAGAACCATGTTTATTTAGTACGTAAGCATATTAAACTCCATTCAACACAACAAAAACTAGTAATTTTCCATAGACATTTTCTTCATGGATAATCTTAATAAGCAATTACTCCTATTAActaaaattgtaaattaaatactAGAATATAATCATAAACCTAATTGGATTGATGAATCGTAATTAATAATTGTAAAATTTAACTAAGAACAGTGGTCATGTAATTGAAAGAAAAAATTGTAGAACCATTCAAATGTGTATACTGTATAATAGTATCGCACATTAATACTTCAATTTTAAGAATAGTAAATGAGAGATCTCGGCCGACGTGAAAACCCCCATCTCCAAAGCTCTAATgaaaaattatagtattaattaatcaTCTATGGCAACGTAAACgtattaataatagtatatgGTGGCGTGAAAGCCGTCCAAAATTCTAAGTTGCATTAAATTTCATGGCAACGTGAACATAGATAGTAGTACTACATTAATTGGAGAATAATAAAAGAACGCATCTAAGGGAACAAGCTAATAAATGAAGTAAACATAcactaatactactatttttcaCAGCTTGACTTTCCGATCTGCCTATGGCTATGCTTCACTATATATTCACATCGAGATTGGTTTAGGTACAAAAAAAATGAGGAGAGCAGgtggatttgatttgatttgatttgatttgatttgatatcGATATCGTTTGCGGTTGCGCTAGGGCTGAGCTTGTACGCGGGGGCGGATGCAGGCTGCGGTGACGCTGCCACCTGACTTTTACAGGAAGCTCTACACGTGCGCGAATGTGGAGCCGTTTGTGAGGCATCAAGTGCGTTTGTGgtggaatcgagagaagaacATTACCGCCAAGCTGCTTAATGTTAGTAATTCTTTTCATACAATGCAATGCTTATATACTTGTGTTAATTTTGTTGACTTGTGGGACTAATTCACAGTATTATACTTGTGATGTTCACTCAGGGGTTCGATTCTACTGGACGGGCCACAGGCGGAGAAATCATCTGGAAAAAACTCGGGGTTGGATGGTCTTGTACTGATTGACAAGATCAAGAAGGTTCTAGAAATACGATGCCCTCGCGCTGACATCCTCCATCTTGCTACTCGTGATGctctttattttgtatatacaatgGTCCATGAGACTTGTATAGTGGTTTTAGTACTCTATTTACACCGACATGAAATAATTGTTTGTTGtagttattttttgttttatttgccaGCAATGACTGATTAGCATGTACAAATTATAATAGGCGGGAGGACCCTCATATCCAGTCTACTTAGGCAGAAGAGATGGAATGGAATCGAAAGCATCATGGGTGGATCTCCCCTCGCCGGCCTTCTCCATCAATCAAGGAATCGCCTACTTCAAATCGAAGGGCCTTGACGATATGGACTACGCCACTCTTCTTGGAGCACACACCATGGGAAAAACGCACTGCGTCAACCTCAATGACCGTCTCTACAACTTCAACAAGACTAGGAAACCCGACCCCTCCATCGCCAAATCCCAACGGGATGAGCTGCGAAAGCAATGCCCCAAACCCCTCAAGAAAGGCAGAAAGACCCGACCGTGTTCCTGACAGACGACCAATACAGGTTCAGTAACAAGTACTACAGCAACCTGGTGTCCAACAAGGCAGTTTTGAAGGTGGATCAAGACCTGCTCCAGAGCTACAACACGAGTCAGCTGGCGCTTGAATACGCGGCCATATTGGAGCACTTGAAGCAGCAGTTTTCGCTCTCGATCAGCAGGTGCTCACAGGGAACCAAGGGGAGATTCGCCTAAACTGCCGTTTCACCAACAAGAACAACCCCTACACCTAGAAACCTATGATCATTCATCACCTACTccaaataaattgtttcttctttCTATTTGTTTTTACCGTCATGGAGTGTGTCCAGGTGTTATATTTTTTGCGCTGAATTAGTGCTGCTATAATTTGGGATTTAATAACTCAAGTATGACTGAAACGAATTTTcagaaattattttttctaGATATAAAAAGTACTAGGCAAATCCTAAAGAGTAATATCATAATCTATATGTACAATAAGTGCATTTAGAGAGAGGGGAAAACCTTGAATCTATATGCATGCATCCAAAGGCGCTAGGCAACGAAGGGAGCCTCTCTATCTTCTGGGACCACAATGTCAACCCTCATCATTGGCTTGTACTTGTTAGGCACATGAGCACCCGCCTGCGCGCACACCTCCACCACCGCTGGAACCTTGCCATAGAAACTCTTGAGCGCACTCTTCAGTGGTGGCCATTTCGGGTCTTCCACATGCCACACGTAATTAGGCGGGAACACTTCATCAACCGTCGCGTCTTGCCACCCGTGCTTCCCGTCCCTCCACTGATGCTTGAACTCTCCACAGAGCTTCGCGTTGTGGCCCCACGGCCCTACGTGCACTTCTGAGCAGTAACCACACGCCTTGACGCTGTATTTTCTCATCAGCTTCGTCACGCCCCATCTGACTTTCTCGTACGCGTTGATTGTCGCTTGCGCGACCATAGGGAGCTCCTGCTCTGTTGGGGGAGGAAACCGCTCCAGGGCCCGGTAGGTGTCGAGCTCAACAATCTGCGATCCTGGACTACCTGGTAGGAAGGGTTTTGGTTCATCGACATATCCGCCAATGTCGATCACTTTCTTACCGAGCATTCGGATTGGTTCTGTTCTCCTTCTTGAAGGATATTCTGGCAACTCAATCCCAGCTTGGATGCAGAGTTCAACTACCGCAGGAATCCTGTCGTAGCTGAATCTGGTTTCATGCTTAATTCGCCGGCCATATGGATCATACATATGGTACGATTCGATGGGGGTGAGAACATCGTTGATGGAACCCTTTATCCATGAATGGTAATTTCTGCGGCTTCCACTAGTTGTGCCTTGACAGTCTTGAATCTTGTGACCAATCTGGGCAACATGAATTTCTGAACACTCGCTGCAAGAAGAAGCACAAGACAGTTACTCGAAGGTCTATAAATCTTGTGGCTGATCTTAATACATTCCGGAAATGTACAGTACCTGCAAGCATGGACTGGAACAACATGCAGAAGCTGCGCTAGTCCACTAATTAAAACTTTCCAAGCATCAAGTATGTCATAAGCCACTGGTATGAGGTCAGGAACGAGTATTCCGTTCTTTGGAGGCTCGAGGTGTTTCTCGATCCCCATTTGTGCAAGCTTCTTATCCTCTCTTGCTGCTTCCACTATCTTCTTCAGGGGAATGGGAAagggcttcttcttcttctttggcaaCACTGGTGGAAGATCCACATTCTGGGGTAATATCTCATGCTTCTTCACCCTACGATGATGGTTAGTCCTTCCATATCCACCACAGAATATTTCAGGTCTCACTATGGAATTAGCTTTTCTATACACAAGGCGAACCTGAGACTGCAAAAACATTTATTAACTTTCTTCGGGATAGGGGACACAATATTTCAAGTTACCTTTTGTTTGCTATTCAGGAATTAATTCTTAGTAAGACAAAATTAAAAAGATATACACAAGTCCAGGGGAGGGGCAACTGAAAGTGACAAATGTGCGCTTGTGATATGAACAATGTTGATTGAGTAGTTTCCAGGGACAATAAGTGATGGAGGTGATGAATCATTTACACATCTTCTAGGTTATCTACTTTTATCAAATTACAAGACAATATTAAATAAGATATGTTGAGAGTCAGAGCAAACATGTCCCAAGTCATCAAGAAGCCATAACAAGACAATACATGACAAACATGCTTAACAGAAACAAGAGAAGCTA
This window contains:
- the LOC121757169 gene encoding APO protein 1, chloroplastic-like isoform X1; amino-acid sequence: MLRQLSISAFVPWTPLNGGASLGPTEIKPFDTPVPRSSFDGQKSQVRLVYRKANSIVRPEIFCGGYGRTNHHRRVKKHEILPQNVDLPPVLPKKKKKPFPIPLKKIVEAAREDKKLAQMGIEKHLEPPKNGILVPDLIPVAYDILDAWKVLISGLAQLLHVVPVHACSECSEIHVAQIGHKIQDCQGTTSGSRRNYHSWIKGSINDVLTPIESYHMYDPYGRRIKHETRFSYDRIPAVVELCIQAGIELPEYPSRRRTEPIRMLGKKVIDIGGYVDEPKPFLPGSPGSQIVELDTYRALERFPPPTEQELPMVAQATINAYEKVRWGVTKLMRKYSVKACGYCSEVHVGPWGHNAKLCGEFKHQWRDGKHGWQDATVDEVFPPNYVWHVEDPKWPPLKSALKSFYGKVPAVVEVCAQAGAHVPNKYKPMMRVDIVVPEDREAPFVA
- the LOC121757169 gene encoding APO protein 1, chloroplastic-like isoform X2 yields the protein MLRQLSISAFVPWTPLNGGASLGPTEIKPFDTPVPRSSFDGQKVRLVYRKANSIVRPEIFCGGYGRTNHHRRVKKHEILPQNVDLPPVLPKKKKKPFPIPLKKIVEAAREDKKLAQMGIEKHLEPPKNGILVPDLIPVAYDILDAWKVLISGLAQLLHVVPVHACSECSEIHVAQIGHKIQDCQGTTSGSRRNYHSWIKGSINDVLTPIESYHMYDPYGRRIKHETRFSYDRIPAVVELCIQAGIELPEYPSRRRTEPIRMLGKKVIDIGGYVDEPKPFLPGSPGSQIVELDTYRALERFPPPTEQELPMVAQATINAYEKVRWGVTKLMRKYSVKACGYCSEVHVGPWGHNAKLCGEFKHQWRDGKHGWQDATVDEVFPPNYVWHVEDPKWPPLKSALKSFYGKVPAVVEVCAQAGAHVPNKYKPMMRVDIVVPEDREAPFVA